In Prochlorococcus marinus str. MIT 1214, one DNA window encodes the following:
- a CDS encoding folate-binding protein YgfZ, which translates to MSKDKPLIWDETFPSLLLKGEGTAAFLHGQTTADIFAQKQLERIFLSCWLSTKGSLKALLEIRLSSNMAEIVIISGEINSIVDGFESVIFPADKVKLEVIKPIRRIQKINKYQSWKEFSPIWIANSDLIQNEISDFAQVTKEELEIWKIRQGIPRFDREINGETNPYELGLGDIINLDKGCYLGQESIARFFRSKSLKYQLRYWEAYGKADDFDIGKKFFNTNQDNELKKKVGVVTSSIKINDNFFYGLALIKNNFINKSICFSQKDETITMKKPISFALPF; encoded by the coding sequence ATGTCAAAAGATAAACCATTGATTTGGGATGAAACATTCCCTTCATTACTTCTAAAAGGTGAGGGAACTGCTGCTTTTTTACATGGTCAAACGACTGCTGATATTTTTGCTCAAAAACAACTAGAAAGAATTTTCTTGAGCTGTTGGTTATCAACTAAGGGAAGTTTAAAAGCTTTGTTGGAAATTCGACTTTCAAGTAATATGGCTGAAATAGTCATAATCAGTGGTGAAATTAATTCTATAGTTGATGGATTTGAATCAGTAATATTTCCAGCCGATAAAGTAAAGTTAGAAGTGATTAAACCAATTAGAAGAATACAAAAAATAAATAAATATCAATCATGGAAAGAGTTTTCTCCAATTTGGATAGCTAATAGTGATTTAATTCAAAATGAAATTTCTGACTTTGCTCAAGTAACTAAAGAAGAGTTGGAAATATGGAAAATAAGACAGGGAATACCAAGATTTGATAGAGAAATAAATGGAGAAACAAATCCTTACGAATTAGGTTTAGGAGATATTATAAATCTTGATAAAGGTTGTTATTTAGGACAAGAATCAATTGCAAGATTCTTTAGATCTAAATCTTTAAAATATCAACTACGTTATTGGGAGGCTTATGGGAAAGCTGATGATTTTGATATTGGTAAAAAATTTTTTAATACTAATCAAGATAACGAATTGAAAAAGAAAGTAGGAGTTGTTACATCTTCAATTAAAATTAACGATAATTTTTTTTATGGACTTGCATTGATCAAAAACAATTTTATTAATAAGAGTATTTGTTTTTCTCAAAAAGATGAAACTATAACTATGAAAAAGCCAATCTCATTTGCTTTGCCTTTTTAA
- a CDS encoding hemolysin family protein gives MSLLLLCILLVIPAFFNAGQFAILRLRSTKVQRLVEDGLPGSNSIIRLQKRLRRTLLIAELGITISLISIGWICKNFASQLWGNNASINYLLDLALFIIVVLLATLISGLLPKALVLNQPETSALKLSPLIEAAIKWMSPFLSLLEGLSLLILRLFGLNTQSESLTTAAFSAGELEKLIETGGVTGLKPDERNILEGVFALRDTQVREVMVPRSGMVTLPREVSFTQMMEEVHKTRHARYLVIDDSLDNVLGVLDLRQLADPIAKGEMQANSLLEPYIKPVVRVLETSTLAELLPVIKNGNPLLLVVDEYGGTEGLITSADLTGEIVGDEIQFDNKESELRPIDDLKKIWITSGEIEVIELNRELKLELPEADDHYTLAGFVLEKLQEIPNSGETFIHNEIIFEILSMKGPRINKVKIILPK, from the coding sequence ATGAGTTTATTACTTCTTTGTATATTGCTTGTAATACCTGCATTTTTTAATGCAGGTCAGTTTGCTATTTTGCGACTTCGTTCAACTAAGGTTCAAAGACTAGTAGAAGATGGACTTCCTGGTTCCAATTCCATAATTCGCCTGCAGAAAAGGCTAAGAAGAACACTTTTAATAGCAGAGTTAGGAATCACTATTTCATTAATTTCAATTGGTTGGATCTGCAAAAATTTTGCAAGTCAATTGTGGGGAAACAATGCTTCAATTAATTATTTATTAGATCTAGCACTTTTTATTATTGTTGTACTTTTAGCAACTCTGATATCTGGTCTTCTTCCAAAAGCACTTGTTCTTAATCAACCAGAGACTTCTGCTCTTAAATTATCGCCCCTAATTGAAGCAGCAATAAAATGGATGTCACCATTCCTTTCTTTACTAGAAGGACTGTCTTTATTAATTCTTAGATTATTTGGACTTAATACTCAATCAGAAAGTCTTACGACAGCTGCATTTTCTGCAGGAGAATTAGAGAAGTTAATTGAAACTGGTGGAGTAACAGGCTTAAAACCTGATGAAAGGAACATACTTGAAGGTGTTTTTGCTTTAAGGGATACACAAGTCAGAGAGGTAATGGTTCCGAGGTCAGGGATGGTTACTCTTCCAAGAGAGGTTTCCTTCACTCAAATGATGGAAGAAGTTCATAAAACTCGTCACGCAAGATACTTAGTAATTGATGATTCACTTGATAATGTTCTTGGAGTTTTAGATTTAAGGCAACTTGCTGATCCAATAGCAAAAGGAGAAATGCAAGCCAACTCATTATTAGAACCTTATATCAAACCAGTTGTTCGTGTTTTAGAAACTTCTACTTTGGCCGAATTACTTCCCGTAATAAAAAATGGGAACCCGCTTCTGTTGGTTGTTGACGAATATGGAGGCACTGAAGGATTAATAACATCGGCAGACTTAACAGGTGAAATTGTTGGTGATGAGATTCAATTTGACAATAAAGAATCTGAGCTAAGACCTATTGATGACTTAAAAAAAATATGGATTACTTCTGGAGAAATAGAAGTAATAGAACTAAATAGAGAACTTAAATTAGAATTGCCAGAAGCTGATGATCATTACACTCTTGCTGGATTTGTTTTGGAAAAACTCCAAGAAATTCCCAACTCCGGAGAAACATTCATTCATAATGAAATTATCTTTGAAATTCTTTCTATGAAAGGTCCAAGAATAAACAAAGTAAAAATAATACTTCCTAAATAA
- the pyrE gene encoding orotate phosphoribosyltransferase produces the protein MNPLNPSLVAAKENLLTLLAQKAYRYGDFSLASGKKSSHYVNCKPVSLSGSGLFLISSLFLKQINEGDSAVAGLTLGADPLVSGVVMLASQSGIDLSGLIVRKEAKGYGTGAWLEGPLPPKGSVITVLEDVVTTGGSSLKAVERLRTQGYLVNKVLAIVDREEGGVDAMSKADLDLNSLFFLKEIVERAKSL, from the coding sequence ATGAACCCATTGAATCCTTCATTAGTTGCTGCGAAAGAAAATCTTTTAACATTGTTAGCTCAAAAAGCTTATAGGTATGGAGATTTTTCTTTGGCTTCTGGAAAGAAAAGTTCTCATTACGTAAATTGCAAGCCAGTATCTCTCTCAGGTTCAGGTCTATTCTTGATAAGCTCACTATTCTTGAAACAAATAAATGAAGGTGATAGTGCAGTTGCAGGCTTGACTTTGGGGGCTGACCCTCTAGTTAGTGGCGTTGTAATGCTGGCATCTCAATCAGGCATTGATTTAAGCGGTTTAATAGTAAGGAAAGAAGCTAAAGGTTATGGAACTGGAGCATGGTTGGAAGGGCCTCTGCCTCCCAAGGGTTCTGTTATTACTGTCCTAGAGGATGTGGTTACTACTGGTGGCTCTTCTTTAAAAGCTGTTGAAAGACTTAGAACTCAAGGTTATTTAGTTAACAAAGTGCTAGCAATAGTAGATAGAGAAGAAGGAGGAGTAGATGCAATGTCCAAAGCTGATTTGGATTTAAATAGTCTTTTCTTTTTAAAAGAGATTGTTGAAAGGGCTAAAAGCTTGTAA
- a CDS encoding phosphoglucomutase/phosphomannomutase family protein, giving the protein MKKKKLNLTKEEISFGTDGWRGILGVDFTLERLLKVAAAAAQELAYVKEKKNNKIIIGYDRRFLAEEMAEAVASAVRGVDLVPLLSSSALPTPSCSCAIVEENALGALVITASHNPCEWLGLKIKGPFGGSVDSSFTDSVQKRLDAGGISIPIEDVTERVDFRKQHLLKISQKFDIPLISNGLRNLGVKIFVDSMHGSAAGCMSELFGSDGDELIYELRTKRDPCFGGNPPEPMKAYLSQLIEEVKDSFKDGKLSMGIVFDGDGDRIAAIDEKGRYCNTQLLMPVLIDHLARFKNMAGCVVKTVSGSDLMRLVAEDLGREVLEKPVGFKYIAEEMLSREVLIGGEESGGVGFGHHLPERDALFTALLLMESIVADNKCLGEKIDSLHARFGESHFERIDLTLKDMEMRRNLENFLKQKTPSSIGHKSVLEVIATDGIKLVLDKSHWLMFRFSGTEPLLRIYCEAPSNAEVTSTLYYAKQLIDNSFG; this is encoded by the coding sequence ATGAAAAAGAAAAAGTTGAATCTCACTAAAGAGGAAATTTCTTTCGGAACAGATGGATGGAGAGGGATATTAGGCGTTGATTTCACTTTGGAAAGATTACTTAAAGTTGCAGCAGCAGCAGCTCAAGAGCTTGCTTATGTGAAGGAGAAAAAAAATAATAAAATAATCATTGGTTATGACCGACGTTTTCTCGCAGAGGAGATGGCTGAGGCGGTTGCATCTGCAGTTAGAGGAGTGGATTTAGTACCTTTGTTGTCTTCTTCTGCGCTGCCAACTCCTTCTTGTAGCTGTGCAATAGTTGAAGAAAATGCCCTTGGCGCACTTGTGATTACAGCAAGTCATAACCCATGCGAATGGTTGGGTTTGAAAATAAAAGGTCCTTTTGGAGGCTCAGTTGATAGCTCTTTCACCGATTCCGTACAAAAAAGATTAGATGCTGGAGGGATATCAATTCCAATCGAAGACGTAACCGAGAGAGTTGATTTTCGAAAACAACATCTATTGAAGATTAGTCAGAAATTTGACATACCTTTGATTTCTAATGGCTTGAGAAACTTAGGTGTGAAAATATTTGTTGATTCAATGCATGGATCTGCTGCGGGCTGCATGTCTGAATTATTTGGCTCTGATGGTGATGAGCTTATTTATGAATTAAGAACAAAAAGAGATCCTTGTTTTGGCGGGAACCCACCAGAACCTATGAAGGCTTACCTATCTCAATTAATAGAAGAAGTTAAGGATTCGTTCAAAGACGGTAAGTTGTCCATGGGCATAGTTTTTGATGGAGATGGAGATCGAATTGCGGCAATAGATGAAAAAGGTAGATATTGCAATACACAGTTGTTAATGCCTGTTTTGATAGATCATCTAGCAAGATTCAAAAATATGGCAGGTTGTGTTGTTAAAACTGTAAGTGGTTCGGACTTGATGCGATTGGTTGCGGAGGACTTGGGGAGAGAAGTGCTCGAGAAGCCAGTTGGGTTTAAATATATTGCTGAAGAAATGCTTTCAAGAGAAGTTCTTATTGGAGGAGAGGAGTCAGGGGGAGTTGGATTTGGACATCATTTGCCAGAACGTGATGCTTTGTTTACCGCTTTGCTTTTGATGGAGTCAATAGTTGCTGATAATAAATGTTTAGGAGAGAAAATAGATTCTCTTCATGCTCGTTTTGGCGAGAGTCATTTTGAACGTATTGATTTAACTCTCAAAGATATGGAAATGAGAAGGAACTTGGAAAATTTTTTGAAGCAGAAAACTCCTTCTTCAATAGGTCATAAATCAGTTTTAGAGGTTATTGCAACTGATGGAATAAAACTTGTACTTGATAAAAGTCATTGGCTTATGTTCCGCTTCTCTGGAACAGAGCCTCTTTTAAGAATTTATTGTGAAGCTCCATCCAATGCGGAAGTTACTTCAACTTTGTATTATGCAAAGCAACTTATAGATAATAGTTTTGGATAA
- a CDS encoding Gfo/Idh/MocA family protein, with product MKKISKINENIIPVKVGVIGIGNMGWHHARVLSLLKDAELVGVADLDEERGKLAMEQFNCNWYKNYKDLLHQAEAVCVAVPTMFHHEVGLECLNAGKHVLIEKPIAANKEEASSLINASNKAKKLLQVGHIERFNPAFRELTKVVANEEVVVLEARRHSPHPERANDVSVVLDLMIHDIDLVIELANSKVIRLAAVGGCSGDGPMDYVNATLGFQNGVVASLTASKMSHKKIRSLSAHCKQSLIETDFLNHNIHIHRKAHEWYSADHGELLYRNDGFIEEVSTTSIEPLYAELEHFLQCVRGKEKPAVGGLQASRALHLADLIEKAVSMPSEDILLKKGI from the coding sequence ATGAAAAAAATTTCCAAGATCAACGAAAATATTATTCCTGTAAAAGTTGGGGTAATAGGAATTGGAAATATGGGTTGGCATCACGCTAGAGTACTTAGTCTTCTCAAAGATGCTGAGTTGGTAGGAGTTGCAGATTTAGACGAAGAAAGAGGGAAATTAGCTATGGAGCAATTTAATTGTAATTGGTACAAAAATTACAAGGACTTATTACATCAAGCAGAGGCTGTATGTGTTGCTGTACCTACAATGTTTCACCATGAAGTAGGTCTAGAATGTTTAAACGCCGGGAAACATGTGTTAATTGAAAAACCCATAGCAGCAAATAAAGAAGAAGCATCATCGTTGATTAATGCATCAAACAAAGCAAAAAAGTTATTACAAGTTGGCCATATAGAAAGATTTAATCCGGCTTTTAGAGAATTAACAAAAGTAGTTGCTAATGAAGAAGTTGTAGTTCTTGAGGCCAGAAGGCATAGTCCTCATCCTGAGAGAGCTAATGATGTGTCAGTCGTATTGGACTTAATGATTCACGATATTGACTTAGTTATTGAACTTGCAAATTCAAAAGTGATAAGGCTTGCTGCAGTTGGAGGATGTAGTGGAGATGGTCCTATGGATTATGTTAACGCGACACTGGGATTTCAAAATGGAGTGGTTGCAAGTCTGACAGCAAGCAAAATGAGTCACAAAAAAATAAGAAGTTTGAGCGCTCATTGCAAACAAAGTCTTATAGAAACAGATTTTCTAAATCACAATATTCACATCCATAGGAAAGCTCATGAATGGTATTCAGCTGATCACGGCGAGCTGCTTTATAGAAACGATGGGTTTATTGAAGAAGTAAGTACAACATCAATCGAACCTCTATATGCAGAGCTGGAGCATTTCCTGCAATGTGTTAGAGGCAAGGAGAAGCCTGCAGTTGGAGGTCTTCAAGCATCTAGAGCATTACACCTTGCTGATTTAATTGAGAAGGCAGTATCAATGCCAAGTGAAGACATTTTGCTTAAAAAAGGAATTTAA
- a CDS encoding TM0106 family RecB-like putative nuclease yields MKCNKSKPINDHLLRSWIRCRRKAWLEIYGDKQKKLWTAHSTLQLNHQIDCFHNLSQKSYGIGIQACEEGKNIAYGLRLKYPLLKNIIIKGNLPILRKSLGESIWGNFSYQPVLARQGKKVTREHKLILAMNGLLITNLQKYQVQKGLILHKENEVVKVEKIRLTDNMNKELIDSLLTLEKDIQSKVPPPITSNRKKCTICSWKRNCDAEAIKEGHLSEISGIGAKREILLNKIGINNIEELAKVNHYTLKTKLEAFGTQHGDISKQIILQSQSQSTNKAIKLNPKISLNNLKKARGLLIYDIESDPDIKHDFLHGFIRLPKNIKNEISLEKTKYSPLLNLEKDTESYLWKRIKRKLDHHKDLPILHYGETEPISLLKLGLRQGASSLEIDELRKRFIDIHLLIREYWCLPVRNYGLKSISEFIGFEWEQSNSDGARALLWWRQWKKSRKSNNIYSKNLNSIFKYNRDDCIATLMIAKWLIDQK; encoded by the coding sequence ATGAAATGTAATAAATCCAAACCGATTAATGATCACCTTTTAAGGAGTTGGATTCGATGCAGAAGAAAAGCGTGGCTAGAAATTTATGGTGATAAACAAAAAAAGTTGTGGACCGCTCATAGCACACTTCAATTAAATCATCAAATCGACTGCTTTCATAATCTCTCACAAAAAAGTTATGGGATAGGAATTCAAGCTTGTGAAGAGGGGAAAAATATCGCCTATGGGCTCAGACTTAAATATCCGCTACTAAAAAATATAATAATCAAAGGAAATTTACCGATTCTAAGAAAGAGCTTAGGAGAGAGTATTTGGGGTAATTTTTCTTATCAACCTGTGTTGGCAAGACAAGGTAAAAAAGTCACAAGAGAGCACAAGTTAATACTTGCAATGAACGGTTTATTAATAACTAATTTACAAAAATATCAGGTCCAGAAAGGCTTAATACTACACAAAGAGAATGAAGTTGTGAAAGTCGAAAAAATAAGATTAACCGATAATATGAATAAAGAATTAATAGATTCATTATTAACTCTAGAGAAAGATATTCAATCTAAAGTGCCTCCACCAATCACTTCTAACAGAAAGAAATGTACCATATGTTCATGGAAAAGAAATTGTGATGCTGAAGCGATCAAAGAAGGACATCTAAGTGAAATTAGTGGAATTGGAGCGAAAAGAGAAATTTTATTAAATAAAATTGGGATAAATAATATAGAGGAATTAGCCAAGGTTAATCATTATACGTTAAAGACAAAACTTGAAGCATTTGGGACACAGCATGGTGATATTTCCAAACAAATAATTTTACAATCTCAATCTCAATCAACAAATAAGGCCATCAAGCTCAATCCGAAAATATCTTTGAATAATCTAAAAAAAGCAAGAGGTTTATTAATTTATGATATTGAATCTGACCCAGATATTAAGCATGACTTTTTACATGGATTTATTCGATTACCAAAAAATATTAAAAACGAAATAAGTTTAGAAAAAACTAAATATTCACCATTGCTTAATCTTGAAAAGGATACAGAAAGTTACCTATGGAAAAGAATAAAGAGAAAATTAGATCATCATAAAGATCTCCCAATTCTCCATTATGGTGAAACAGAACCCATATCTTTACTAAAGCTAGGCTTAAGACAAGGGGCAAGTTCTCTTGAAATTGATGAATTAAGAAAAAGATTTATTGACATACATTTATTAATTAGAGAATACTGGTGCCTTCCAGTAAGAAATTATGGTCTTAAATCAATCTCCGAATTCATAGGATTTGAATGGGAACAATCTAATTCTGACGGAGCTAGAGCTCTTTTATGGTGGAGACAATGGAAAAAATCTCGCAAATCAAATAACATTTACTCAAAAAATTTAAATTCAATCTTTAAATATAATCGTGATGATTGTATTGCTACCTTAATGATCGCAAAGTGGCTAATAGATCAAAAGTGA